One genomic segment of Helianthus annuus cultivar XRQ/B chromosome 14, HanXRQr2.0-SUNRISE, whole genome shotgun sequence includes these proteins:
- the LOC110907253 gene encoding uncharacterized protein LOC110907253, which yields MGSYGSEPEQESIMMEDTDTEEPENKVNSLVTEVFSWSLSDVLNRNLYNGKVSEIPKTFSSVSDYINSFKYPLFEETHEDLRSKILGVNRSPTLEISRVEPAKGFVTDKHLLYTVSYERGQGSYEPVVGDLIALTDVRPKCVDDLQRPNMSYLVAIVDHMKVKSSSCKLRILSSKPITGNDGRHLIVYLTNLTANDRISQSLDTPVGMKKKMFETLLRVDSSVEESCVECSLDETRDLLSLNMKEVLKSFQLDSSQEAVVLSCVALRDCDHKNTIKLIWGPPGTGKTKTISSLLFMLLRMECRTLTCAPTNIAVLGITKRVMRLVRDSLVHDTYGLGDIVLFGNTERMKIDECEDLYDIFLNLRVKILADCLAPLTGWKGYSEQMICLLEDPEEQYMLYLNGDNLYTEKEESSDSHMKKASKRKNRKTITVSTWKAKKKRRNNKETNEYEIKQSSKQESDKKNCKHDELVTFEEFVTNGFKFLGDHLISCIKSLYTHMPTSFISVEVAKEMVELVGSLECISKSLKQIVASKAGLKEAFRFPCSKLRYLQETLQFPDFKEDHRQIRRFCLRHACLILCTASSSVNVDTQVSNPLKFLVIDEAAQLKECESVIPLQLYGLRHVILVGDERQLPAMVQSKICEEAEFGRSLFERLALLGHKKHLLNVQYRMHPSISRFPNREFYNKSILDGVNVKSNTYEKRFLDGNMYGSYSFINVTAAKEEFDRSHSMRNVMEVAVVGEIVASLFKQAVSRKQKVSVGCISPYKAQVNALQEEIGTKYIGYERYFTVNVRSVDGFQGSEEDVIIISTVRCNSKGSVGFLANHQRTNVALTRARHCLWILGNESTLVNSGTIWKHLVVDAKNRGCFYNAGEDKNVVQAARNALAELGQLDSLFSTDSLLFKEAKWQVKFSDIFMKTIARLTDHEIFNEVVSLLVKLSNGWREPEKGGNSLVNTEGSCTLIEEYKVTKDLYLIWAVDTVAQDAVCSQVLMVWGVLSATKFEELSKMLMEKVYGNYTINMMNRCKERHTEGNLMLPITWSMNSDTDQCCKTRPSTWLVLGDRPLTLASHCKSASISLHQLDQHNQRLGRLVQRLGRLSQGIGHLSQRIDQLSQLLDQLLSQLSQGSPTGMVIQDLMEGEAGGKESLL from the exons ATGGGTTCTTACGGATCTGAGCCAGAACAAGAAAGTATCATGATGGAAGATACTGATACGGAAGAACCTGAAAACAAAGTAAACAGTTTGGTCACCGAGGTTTTTTCTTGGTCTCTTAGTGATGTTCTTAACAGAAATCTCTACAATGGCAAG GTATCAGAGATTCCGaagacattttcttccgtatctGACTATATAAACTCATTCAAGTATCCACTTTTTGAGGAGACACATGAAGACCTTCGTTCCAAGATCCTAGGAGTCAACCGTTCTCCTACGTTAGAGATTTCTAGAGTAGAGCCGGCTAAAGGTTTTGTAACTGACAAACATCTATTATACACCGTCTCTTATGAAAGAGGCCAAGGATCTTATGAACCTGTGGTTGGAGATCTTATCGCGCTGACTGATGTAAGACCAAAATGTGTTGATGATCTCCAGAGGCCAAACATGTCTTACCTTGTAGCTATAGTGGATCACATGAAAGTGAAAAGTTCATCGTGTAAACTTCGAATTTTATCATCAAAACCAATTACTGGGAATGATGGTAGGCATTTGATTGTGTACCTTACAAACTTGACAGCAAATGATCGTATTTCGCAATCACTTGACACCCCGGTAGGAATGAAAAAGAAGATGTTTGAAACATTGCTGAGAGTTGATTCATCT GTTGAAGAAAGTTGTGTTGAATGTTCTCTTGATGAAACTAGAGACTTGCTTTCGTTAAATATGAAGGAAGTTCTTAAATCTTTTCAGCTTGATAGCTCACAAGAGGCTGTTGTTTTGAGCTGTGTTGCTTTAAGAGACTGTGATCACAAAAATACCATAAAATTAATCTGGGGCCCTCCAGGAACTGGAAAGACAAAAACAATCAGttcattattatttatgttgctGAGGATGGAATGTAGAACTCTAACATGTGCTCCTACCAATATTGCGGTTTTAGGTATTACTAAACGGGTTATGAGATTAGTGAGGGACAGTTTGGTACATGATACATACGGTTTAGGTGACATTGTTTTATTTGGGAATACAGAGAGAATGAAGATAGACGAATGCGAAGACCTTTATGATATATTCTTAAATTTACGTGTCAAGATTCTTGCTGATTGTTTAGCTCCGTTAACAGGTTGGAAAGGTTACAGTGAGCAGATGATTTGTCTTCTTGAGGATCCTGAGGAACAATACATGTTGTACTTGAATGGCGACAATTTGTACACAGAAAAAGAGGAGTCGAGTGACTCGCATATGAAGAAAGCTTCGAAAAGAAAGAACAGGAAGACCATCACTGTAAGTACTTGGAAAGCTAAAAAGAAACGTAGAAATAACAAGGAAACAAATGAATATGAAATTAAGCAGTCTTCAAAGCAAGAGTCAGACAAAAAGAATTGTAAACATGACGAACTTGTGACTTTTGAGGAGTTTGTGACGAACGGGTTCAAATTTCTTGGCGATCATCTAATATCTTGTATTAAAAGCTTGTACACACATATGCCAACATCTTTTATTTCCGTAGAGGTTGCGAAAGAAATGGTTGAGCTTGTTGGTTCTCTTGAATGTATCAGTAAATCATTGAAACAAATAGTTGCATCAAAAGCAGGGTTAAAAGAAGCCTTCAGATTCCCGTGTTCAAAACTCAGATACCTTCAAGAGACACTGCAGTTTCCAGACTTCAAGGAAGATCATCGTCAAATTAGGAGATTCTGTTTGCGACATGCTTGCTTGATACTTTGCACGGCATCAAGCTCCGTTAATGTGGATACACAAGTATCAAATCCTTTGAAATTTCTTGTGATCGATGAAGCTGCTCAGTTAAAAGAATGCGAATCTGTCATACCTTTGCAGCTTTACGGTCTTCGCCATGTTATTCTTGTTGGGGATGAAAGACAACTTCCTGCCATGGTTCAAAGCAAG ATTTGTGAGGAGGCTGAATTTGGAAGGAGCTTGTTTGAGAGGCTTGCGTTACTAGGGCATAAAAAGCATCTTCTAAATGTTCAGTACAGAATGCATCCATCCATAAGCCGGTTCCCAAATAGGGAATTTTATAACAAAAGTATCTTGGATGGTGTTAATGTCAAGAGCAACACTTACGAGAAGCGTTTTCTTGATGGAAATATGTATGGATCGTACTCGTTTATAAATGTAACTGCTGCTAAAGAGGAGTTTGATCGTAGTCATAGCATGAGAAATGTCATGGAAGTTGCTGTTGTTGGTGAAATTGTTGCAAGTCTTTTTAAAC AAGctgtttcaagaaaacaaaaggTAAGTGTTGGTTGCATATCACCATATAAGGCTCAAGTAAATGCATTACAAGAGGAGATTGGCACAAAGTACATAGGTTATGAGCGTTACTTCACTGTGAATGTCCGGTCAGTTGATGGATTTCAAGGGAGCGAGGAGGATGTAATTATTATATCTACAGTTAGATGTAATAGCAAAGGATCGGTTGGTTTTCTTGCAAATCATCAAAGAACAAATGTGGCACTAACACGAGCCAG ACATTGTTTGTGGATATTGGGGAACGAATCGACGTTGGTGAATAGTGGAACTATTTGGAAGCATTTAGTTGTTGATGCTAAGAATCGTGGCTGTTTCTACAACGCTGGCGAAGACAAAAACGTGGTTCAAGCTGCTAGGAATGCGTTGGCTGAACTTGGCCAACTTGATAGCTTATTCAGCACGGATTCATTACTTTTCAAAGAAGCCAAATGGCAG GTGAAGTTTAGTGACATATTTATGAAAACAATTGCAAGACTCACTGACCATGAGATTTTCAACGAAGTGGTTTCTCTACTGGTCAAACTTTCGAATGGTTGGCGCGAACCAGAGAAAGGTGGAAACTCTCTAGTAAATACAGAAGGAAGTTGTACTCTTATTGAGGAGTATAAGGTTACAAAAGACTTGTATTTGATTTGGGCAGTTGATACTGTAGCACAAGATGCTGTTTGCAGTCAAGTGTTAATGGTTTGGGGTGTGTTATCTGCCACCAAGTTTGAAGAACTGTCAAAGATGTTAATGGAAAAAGTTTATGGGAATTATACTATAAATATGATGAACCGCTGCAAGGAAAGACACACTGAAGG GAATTTGATGCTTCCAATTACATGGTCTATGAATTCAGACACTGATCAGTGTTGCAAAACTCGGCCGAGTACTTGGCTTGTGCTCGGTGATCGTCCCCTAACCTTGGCGAGTCATTGCAAATCGGCTTCTATAAGTCTGCATCAACTCGACCAACACAATCAACGACTCGGGCGTCTCGTTCAACGACTCGGCCGTCTCAGTCAAGGAATCGGCCATCTCAGTCAACGAATCGACCAACTCAGTCAACTACTCGACCAACTCCTTAGCCAACTCAGTCAAGGAAGTCCAACAGGTATGGTGATTCAAGATCTCATGGAAGGGGAAGCAGGTGGTAAAGAAAGCCTTTTGTGA